One Longimicrobium sp. genomic window carries:
- a CDS encoding MFS transporter: MVFLTVFLDLVGFGIVIPLMPLYAERFGAGPVAVTWLLAVYSLMQFFLAPWWGRLSDRVGRRPVLLVGIAGSALSYLAFGLAGSLGMLFAARIVNGAMGANVGVAQAYIADVTPPAERARGMGMIGAAFGLGFIFGPAIGGLLSRIDPAAPFLGAAALAGANGILAYFRLPESLPAHVRATIPRRQAGLGARLRTVFAAPPVLRGLYAVSFITTLGLAGMEATLSLWADRRWGLSQEAVGYGFAAMGVVAALAQGLMVGRLVRRVGERRAALLGLGAAAVGMACIPLAPSPAWVLAAAAVFAVGQGATVPSVSAMISRQGGAAEQGRVLSASQSLSAAARVVGPWWAGIAFAHVGISVPYLAAAALALVALGVLAVAVRGGEVAA; this comes from the coding sequence GTGGTGTTCCTCACCGTGTTCCTGGACCTGGTGGGGTTCGGCATCGTCATTCCGCTGATGCCGCTGTACGCCGAGCGGTTCGGCGCCGGGCCCGTGGCCGTCACCTGGCTGCTGGCGGTGTACTCGCTGATGCAGTTCTTCCTGGCGCCCTGGTGGGGCCGCCTGTCGGACCGGGTAGGCCGGCGCCCCGTGCTGCTGGTGGGCATTGCGGGGTCGGCGCTCTCGTACCTGGCGTTCGGGCTGGCGGGGTCGCTGGGGATGCTGTTCGCCGCGCGCATCGTGAACGGGGCGATGGGCGCCAACGTGGGCGTGGCCCAGGCCTACATCGCCGACGTCACGCCGCCGGCCGAGCGGGCGCGCGGGATGGGGATGATCGGCGCGGCGTTCGGGCTGGGCTTCATCTTCGGCCCGGCGATCGGCGGGCTGCTGTCGCGCATCGATCCCGCGGCCCCGTTCCTGGGGGCGGCGGCGCTGGCGGGCGCGAACGGCATCCTGGCGTACTTCCGCCTCCCCGAATCGCTTCCGGCGCACGTCCGCGCCACCATCCCGCGCAGGCAGGCCGGGCTGGGCGCGCGCCTGCGGACCGTCTTCGCCGCGCCCCCGGTGCTCCGGGGACTGTACGCCGTATCGTTCATCACCACGCTGGGGCTGGCGGGAATGGAAGCCACACTTTCGCTCTGGGCCGACCGGCGCTGGGGCCTTTCGCAGGAGGCGGTGGGCTACGGCTTCGCGGCCATGGGCGTGGTCGCGGCCCTTGCGCAGGGGCTGATGGTGGGCCGGCTGGTCCGGCGCGTGGGCGAGCGGCGCGCGGCGCTGCTGGGGCTGGGCGCGGCGGCTGTGGGCATGGCGTGCATTCCCCTGGCGCCCTCGCCCGCCTGGGTGCTGGCCGCCGCGGCCGTGTTCGCCGTGGGACAGGGTGCCACGGTACCCTCCGTCAGCGCCATGATCTCACGCCAGGGCGGCGCGGCCGAGCAGGGGCGCGTGCTTTCCGCCTCGCAGTCGCTTTCCGCCGCCGCGCGTGTGGTCGGCCCATGGTGGGCGGGCATCGCCTTCGCCCACGTGGGGATCTCGGTCCCTTACCTCGCCGCGGCGGCGCTGGCGCTCGTAGCGCTCGGCGTGCTGGCGGTGGCGGTTCGCGGCG